The following are encoded together in the Chloroflexota bacterium genome:
- the gltB gene encoding glutamate synthase large subunit, whose amino-acid sequence MHPTGPVTTGDRTPRPPGPWTEHDACGVGFIADIQGRRSHRTVQQAVQAVSRLGHRGAIAADRKTGDGAGVLTQLPREFFAAQIRSFGERAVDPADIAVAMVFLDNRNPRGARRFRTLAEEICGDRGIRVVGWRQVPVDTSVLGAGAYADRPDIQQALLVRGPAIPSADEFESRLYLARRELTGRAARESIESNYVVSMSSRTIVYKGLVVGAELGHFYPDLSDPRFMSALAVFHQRYSTNTHPTWQLAQPFRMLAHNGEINTLDGNRNWMAARAAALTSERWGRDLPTLLPVTDDRGSDSYSLDHTLEFLVAGGRSIVHAAMMLVPEAWEHMEEMPRTLRDFYDYHRCLTEPWDGPAALAFSDGRWVCAALDRNGLRPSRYVITDDGTICVASEVGVLDIDAERVAAKGRLGPGEIIAVDTERGVLLHNDEAKQSIATRAPYGDWLAEHLVDLASITSAPDAANGDGAATALANGTLTQYQHAYGFTREDLTHILDPMAREGLDPVFSMGNDAPLAVLSGTGPSVFGYVKQRFAQVTNPPIDPLRESLVMSLDVRMGPRASLLSEVPEAAHLVHLRSPVIRPTDLAAIESLTDPAFRTARVDVTFPALEGPYALGDAIDAVCREAVEAVDRGAHLLVLTDEAVDAERAPMPILLAVGAVHHALIAAGRRMRADIIVSSGQVWDVHHFCALLGYGASAVCPWLALQSAEALTATNGHGARSGADNFVITAEAGIRKVMSKMGISTLSSYRGAQIFEAVGLAPELIERCLPGTPSTIGGVGAVQLAEDVLARHDAAFSEPDQRLPDTGWVRFRRNGEFHAANPTLVKALQRAVQTDDPADFEAFDRAVDDREPYAIRDLLRFRSAGPPIPLDEVESVESLLPRFCTTAMSIGALSPEAHSTISKGMNRIGARSNTGEGGEDATWYAPDASGEWPDSRIKQVASARFGVTPQYLAMAEQLEIKMAQGSKPGEGGQIPATKVSEYIAGLRFTVPGIPLISPPPHHDIYSIEDLSQLIYDLKEVNPRAAIGVKLVAESGVGTIAAGVAKAYADYVLISGHDGGTGASPLSSIKNAGVPWEIGLSETQRVLVRNDLRDRIRVRTDGGLKSARDIVIAALLGAEEFGFGTMAAIAVGCIMARQCHLNTCPVGVATQREDLRARFTGEPAYVERYFLHLARGVRAILAQLGAHRLEDIVGRVELLEPDPDKLHDRAADIHLGSILAPADETRRSPRIQQVARNDRPGRPSLDVDMLEAARPALDDGQPVRGHYHLTNDRRAVGTRLSGEIAHRVSHHGLPPGTIHLEFTGSAGQSFGAFGIRGLRLRLVGEANDYVAKGLGGAVVSVQPPPESRFAAAENVIAGNTCLYGATAGELYLAGRAGERFAVRNSGATAVAEGIGDHGCEYMTSGVVVVLGPVGRNFAAGMSAGRAFAYDPAGTFPSHVNHELVTVGRVTDEESAELLRDVITRHVAATESHLGQSLLDRWEAVLPDFWQVVPYPPQVDTSTEAQVDAERAAKRAAARERRARQAVAAGSRG is encoded by the coding sequence ATGCACCCGACCGGACCTGTAACCACTGGCGACCGCACCCCGCGGCCGCCCGGCCCATGGACCGAGCACGACGCCTGCGGGGTCGGTTTCATCGCGGACATTCAGGGCCGTCGGTCGCATCGCACCGTGCAGCAAGCGGTGCAGGCCGTGTCCCGGCTGGGGCACCGCGGCGCGATTGCCGCGGACCGTAAGACGGGTGACGGCGCCGGCGTGCTTACGCAGCTCCCGCGGGAATTCTTCGCCGCGCAGATCCGAAGCTTCGGCGAGCGCGCCGTCGATCCCGCCGACATCGCGGTGGCGATGGTGTTCCTCGACAACCGCAATCCGCGCGGCGCCCGGCGCTTCCGCACGCTGGCGGAAGAAATCTGCGGCGACCGCGGGATCCGGGTCGTCGGCTGGCGCCAGGTACCGGTCGATACCTCCGTGCTCGGCGCCGGGGCCTACGCCGACCGGCCCGACATTCAGCAGGCCCTGCTCGTGCGAGGCCCGGCGATTCCATCCGCCGACGAGTTTGAGAGCCGGCTCTACCTAGCGCGGCGCGAGCTCACGGGTCGCGCCGCGCGGGAGTCAATCGAGTCCAACTACGTGGTGTCGATGTCGTCGCGGACGATCGTCTACAAGGGACTGGTCGTCGGCGCCGAGCTCGGGCACTTCTACCCGGACCTCAGCGATCCGCGATTCATGTCCGCGCTGGCCGTGTTCCACCAGCGCTACAGCACCAACACCCATCCGACCTGGCAGCTGGCCCAGCCGTTTCGCATGCTGGCGCATAACGGCGAAATCAACACCCTGGACGGCAACCGCAACTGGATGGCCGCGCGGGCGGCGGCGCTGACCAGCGAGCGGTGGGGACGCGACCTGCCCACTCTGCTGCCCGTGACCGACGACCGGGGGTCCGATTCCTACAGCCTGGACCACACCTTGGAGTTCCTGGTCGCCGGCGGTCGCTCCATCGTCCATGCGGCCATGATGCTGGTACCCGAGGCGTGGGAGCACATGGAGGAAATGCCCCGCACGCTGCGGGACTTCTACGACTACCACCGGTGTCTCACCGAGCCCTGGGACGGTCCCGCGGCCCTTGCCTTCAGCGACGGTCGCTGGGTCTGCGCGGCCCTGGACCGAAACGGCCTTCGTCCGTCGCGGTACGTGATCACGGACGACGGCACGATTTGCGTGGCGTCGGAAGTTGGCGTGCTGGACATCGACGCGGAGCGCGTGGCGGCGAAGGGCCGGCTCGGGCCGGGGGAGATCATCGCCGTCGACACGGAGCGCGGAGTGCTGCTGCACAACGACGAAGCCAAGCAGAGCATCGCGACTCGAGCCCCCTACGGGGACTGGCTGGCCGAGCACCTGGTCGACCTTGCCTCGATCACAAGCGCGCCGGACGCGGCGAATGGCGACGGCGCGGCGACGGCCCTGGCCAACGGCACACTCACGCAATACCAGCATGCCTACGGCTTCACGCGCGAAGACCTCACCCACATCCTCGATCCGATGGCGCGCGAGGGCCTGGACCCGGTGTTCTCAATGGGGAACGACGCGCCGCTGGCGGTGCTTTCGGGGACGGGTCCGAGCGTGTTCGGCTATGTCAAGCAGCGCTTCGCACAGGTGACGAATCCACCCATCGACCCCCTGCGCGAGTCTCTGGTCATGTCGCTGGACGTGCGCATGGGGCCGCGCGCCAGTCTGCTGAGCGAGGTGCCGGAGGCGGCGCACCTGGTCCACCTGCGTTCACCCGTGATCCGACCGACCGACCTGGCGGCCATCGAGTCGCTCACCGATCCGGCCTTCCGCACCGCCCGCGTGGATGTCACGTTTCCGGCACTCGAGGGCCCTTACGCACTGGGCGACGCGATCGACGCCGTCTGCCGGGAAGCCGTTGAAGCCGTGGACCGCGGGGCGCATCTGCTGGTTCTGACCGACGAGGCCGTCGACGCCGAACGCGCGCCAATGCCGATCCTGCTGGCCGTCGGCGCCGTCCATCACGCCTTGATCGCAGCCGGTCGCCGCATGCGCGCCGACATCATCGTTTCGAGCGGGCAAGTGTGGGACGTGCATCACTTCTGTGCGTTGCTGGGCTACGGCGCCAGCGCGGTGTGCCCCTGGCTGGCCCTGCAGAGCGCCGAGGCGCTCACCGCCACGAACGGTCACGGTGCTCGGTCCGGCGCGGACAACTTCGTGATCACGGCCGAAGCGGGCATCCGCAAAGTGATGTCGAAGATGGGCATCTCCACGCTCAGCAGCTACCGCGGCGCGCAAATCTTCGAGGCCGTTGGACTTGCACCGGAGCTGATCGAGCGCTGTCTGCCAGGCACGCCGTCGACTATTGGCGGCGTCGGCGCCGTGCAACTGGCCGAAGACGTGCTGGCGAGACACGACGCGGCGTTCAGCGAACCCGACCAGCGATTGCCCGACACGGGATGGGTGAGGTTCCGCCGGAACGGCGAGTTCCACGCGGCCAATCCCACGCTGGTCAAAGCCCTGCAGCGGGCGGTGCAGACGGACGATCCGGCGGATTTCGAGGCATTCGACCGCGCCGTTGACGATCGGGAGCCGTACGCGATTCGCGACCTGCTGCGATTTCGGTCCGCCGGTCCGCCCATTCCGCTGGACGAGGTGGAGTCGGTCGAATCGCTGCTGCCGCGGTTTTGCACCACGGCCATGTCCATCGGGGCGCTGAGCCCGGAGGCGCACAGCACCATCAGCAAGGGCATGAACCGCATCGGCGCCCGCAGCAATACGGGCGAAGGCGGCGAGGACGCCACGTGGTACGCCCCCGACGCCTCCGGCGAGTGGCCGGACAGCCGCATCAAGCAAGTCGCGTCGGCGAGATTCGGGGTTACGCCGCAATACCTGGCCATGGCCGAGCAACTCGAGATCAAGATGGCGCAGGGCTCCAAGCCCGGCGAAGGCGGCCAGATTCCGGCGACGAAGGTCTCGGAGTACATCGCCGGGCTGCGCTTCACGGTGCCCGGCATCCCGCTGATCTCGCCGCCGCCGCACCACGACATCTACAGCATCGAGGACCTGTCGCAGCTCATCTACGACCTCAAGGAGGTCAACCCCCGGGCGGCGATTGGCGTGAAGCTGGTCGCGGAATCCGGAGTCGGAACCATCGCGGCGGGCGTGGCCAAAGCCTATGCGGACTACGTGCTCATCAGCGGGCACGACGGCGGCACCGGGGCCTCGCCGCTCAGCTCGATCAAGAACGCCGGCGTGCCCTGGGAGATCGGTCTCAGCGAGACCCAGCGCGTGCTGGTGCGTAACGACCTGCGCGATCGCATTCGCGTGCGGACGGACGGCGGCCTGAAGTCGGCGCGCGACATCGTGATCGCCGCCCTGCTGGGCGCGGAGGAGTTCGGATTCGGGACGATGGCGGCCATCGCCGTCGGCTGCATCATGGCGCGCCAGTGCCACCTCAACACCTGTCCGGTGGGCGTGGCCACGCAACGGGAAGACCTGCGGGCGCGGTTCACCGGCGAACCGGCGTACGTCGAGCGATATTTCCTGCATCTCGCCCGCGGCGTGCGCGCGATCCTGGCGCAGCTTGGGGCGCACCGCCTCGAGGACATCGTGGGCCGGGTGGAGCTGCTGGAACCGGATCCGGACAAGCTCCACGATCGAGCGGCCGACATCCATCTCGGGAGCATCCTGGCTCCGGCCGACGAGACCCGACGCTCGCCGCGCATCCAGCAGGTGGCTCGCAACGACCGCCCCGGGAGACCCTCGCTGGACGTGGACATGCTCGAAGCCGCGCGGCCTGCCCTGGACGACGGCCAACCCGTGCGGGGGCACTACCACCTCACGAACGACCGCCGCGCCGTCGGCACGCGCCTGAGCGGGGAAATCGCGCACCGCGTCTCCCATCACGGTCTCCCACCGGGCACGATCCACCTCGAATTCACGGGCAGCGCCGGCCAGAGCTTCGGCGCCTTCGGCATTCGCGGGTTGCGGCTGCGCCTGGTCGGCGAGGCCAACGACTACGTGGCGAAGGGTCTCGGTGGAGCCGTGGTGTCCGTTCAGCCGCCACCGGAGTCGCGCTTTGCGGCCGCGGAGAATGTGATCGCCGGCAACACCTGCCTCTACGGCGCCACTGCCGGCGAGCTGTACCTGGCCGGTCGCGCGGGCGAGCGATTTGCCGTGCGCAATAGCGGCGCCACCGCCGTGGCCGAAGGCATTGGCGACCACGGCTGCGAGTACATGACCAGCGGCGTGGTGGTGGTCCTGGGTCCGGTGGGTCGAAACTTCGCCGCCGGGATGTCCGCCGGACGCGCGTTTGCCTACGACCCCGCCGGAACCTTTCCCTCGCACGTGAACCACGAGCTGGTGACGGTCGGCCGGGTGACGGACGAGGAGAGCGCGGAGCTGCTGCGGGACGTCATCACCCGCCACGTGGCGGCCACCGAAAGCCACCTGGGGCAGTCGCTGCTGGACCGGTGGGAGGCGGTGCTGCCCGACTTCTGGCAGGTCGTGCCGTATCCGCCGCAGGTGGACACGAGCACGGAGGCCCAGGTTGACGCCGAGCGCGCGGCCAAGCGCGCCGCGGCCCGCGAGCGCCGGGCCCGGCAGGCCGTGGCGGCGGGCAGCCGCGGCTAG
- a CDS encoding lamin tail domain-containing protein codes for MRVIDGDTLVVRINGTEHTVRLLGIDAPEPGDHGGQAALADQATAALAALVGDGAVSLVAGGEPHDDGERLLRHVARGDLVFSVELARQGWVRAHEYTPDTPLFGAIAEAQREARAAARGLWAPPVPGLAMAVDKVAETVVIANDGGAPVDLSGWRLVSLRGPQSVEIPAGTVLQSGATLTVAAGSSQGDIAFGQRHVWHNELPDSAELRRPDGRVALYWDDPAAS; via the coding sequence GTGCGCGTGATCGACGGGGACACCCTCGTCGTCCGGATAAACGGAACCGAGCACACCGTGCGTCTGCTTGGAATCGACGCGCCCGAACCTGGAGACCACGGCGGACAGGCCGCGCTGGCGGACCAAGCGACAGCCGCTCTGGCGGCGCTTGTGGGCGACGGCGCGGTCAGCCTCGTTGCTGGTGGCGAGCCGCACGACGACGGCGAGCGGCTGCTACGGCACGTGGCGCGCGGCGACCTCGTCTTTTCGGTCGAGCTGGCGCGGCAGGGCTGGGTGCGCGCCCACGAATACACGCCCGATACGCCGCTCTTTGGCGCGATCGCCGAGGCCCAGCGCGAGGCTCGCGCGGCGGCCCGCGGGCTCTGGGCGCCGCCCGTGCCGGGGCTCGCCATGGCGGTGGACAAGGTGGCCGAGACCGTGGTGATTGCCAACGACGGCGGCGCGCCGGTTGATCTCTCCGGGTGGCGCCTCGTGAGCCTGCGCGGACCGCAGTCGGTCGAAATCCCGGCCGGAACCGTCCTTCAGTCGGGGGCGACCCTGACGGTCGCCGCAGGCAGCAGCCAGGGCGACATCGCGTTCGGCCAGCGGCACGTCTGGCACAACGAGCTTCCCGATTCCGCCGAGCTGCGGCGCCCCGACGGACGCGTGGCGCTGTACTGGGACGATCCAGCGGCCAGCTAG